One stretch of Lysobacter sp. KIS68-7 DNA includes these proteins:
- a CDS encoding glycosyltransferase — protein sequence MPIEAPTATILVIAYKMEAMIGQAIDSALAQTVPCEIIVSDDCSPDGTLEAARKAVEGYTGPHRITVRSTPRNLGLCAHLTELASIATGDVLVFQAGDDVGYPQRVQRLLQVFAEHADAQIVGSLVDDIDPTGKVIEAGVRGTPHEIDQRWLLHRGKLAAVLGASMAVRRTLFTDFPPMEGQVEDNMLTLRAVLAGRCFCLQESLLGYRRHEGNLGSWVFDRSANDPAVYERRNRRVLAMYREIAADQRKCLAAHPELPIERRRLGAQLADMYALEADMREAVLDAPRHRWLGPLWRGVRHPGLRRKSLERAVKLFLPRSTFGRTDVVAGLGSRLRDWNRNRVDKRRIRVADQRGEGIDYAAWVETFDTTTDANRADLIERARALPAVTIAIVMPVHDPSPAMLAEAIDSVIAQVYPHWELCIADDLSTDPAVIALLNDSARRDPRIRVAHRTENGHISAASNTGLAMVTASYVGLLDHDDLLPEHALLCVAEAIAAHPEAAVLYSDEDKIDATGQRREPHFKPDWNPDLARSYNMVSHFGVYSTELLRAIGGFRTGFEGAQDYDLMLRCVDRISPSQIVHIPHVLYHWRLHEASTSGGDAAKPYAVEAGRRAIAEHLQRNGIEGVVHADPSGYRIDYALPAPIPRATVVLVEPSDALRAAIERVGYPALDLRTAKATPAACNGAALEGDADVLVFLDGHCVPDDAQWLERAIAWAMRPGTGAIGGKLYEEDGRVIGNGVLLGVAGAWSAMDGGARADGDGYARRAKLPQNLSALTHGLVVITRDAFTAAGGFDARYDAMAAATIDLTLRLGQAGLRNTWLPALRMRFDGGRAMLEATDADRHKLETRWSLATLLDPAYNPNLGIASTRWWFAHPPRVPLHCGASSRAIAANR from the coding sequence ATGCCCATCGAAGCACCGACCGCAACGATCCTGGTCATCGCCTACAAGATGGAGGCGATGATCGGGCAGGCCATCGACTCCGCGCTCGCGCAGACCGTGCCGTGCGAGATCATCGTCTCCGACGATTGCTCGCCCGACGGCACGCTCGAGGCCGCACGCAAGGCGGTGGAAGGCTACACAGGCCCGCATCGCATCACCGTGCGCAGCACGCCGCGCAACCTTGGTCTGTGCGCGCACCTCACCGAACTGGCGTCCATCGCCACCGGCGACGTGCTCGTGTTCCAGGCGGGCGACGACGTGGGCTATCCGCAGCGCGTGCAGCGCCTGCTGCAGGTGTTCGCCGAACATGCGGACGCGCAGATCGTCGGTTCGCTCGTCGACGACATCGATCCGACCGGCAAGGTGATCGAGGCCGGCGTGCGCGGCACACCGCACGAAATCGACCAGCGTTGGCTGCTGCACCGCGGAAAGCTCGCCGCCGTGCTCGGCGCCTCGATGGCCGTGCGCCGCACGTTGTTCACCGACTTCCCGCCGATGGAAGGGCAGGTGGAAGACAACATGCTCACGCTGCGCGCAGTGCTCGCGGGGCGTTGCTTCTGCCTGCAGGAATCGCTGCTCGGCTATCGCCGGCACGAAGGCAACCTCGGGTCATGGGTGTTCGATCGCAGTGCCAACGATCCGGCGGTGTACGAGCGCCGCAATCGTCGCGTGCTCGCGATGTATCGCGAGATCGCGGCCGACCAGCGCAAGTGCCTGGCGGCGCACCCCGAATTGCCGATCGAGCGTCGCCGACTGGGCGCACAACTCGCCGACATGTACGCGCTCGAAGCCGACATGCGGGAAGCCGTGCTCGATGCGCCGCGCCATCGTTGGCTCGGGCCCTTGTGGCGCGGCGTGCGGCATCCTGGCTTGCGTCGGAAGAGCCTGGAGCGCGCGGTGAAGCTGTTCCTGCCGCGGAGCACGTTCGGACGCACGGACGTGGTGGCGGGTTTGGGGAGCCGCCTGCGCGACTGGAATCGCAATCGCGTGGACAAGCGCCGCATCCGCGTCGCCGACCAGCGCGGGGAAGGCATCGATTACGCCGCGTGGGTGGAGACATTCGACACCACGACCGACGCCAATCGCGCCGATCTGATTGAACGCGCGCGAGCATTGCCCGCGGTGACCATCGCCATCGTCATGCCGGTCCACGATCCCTCGCCGGCGATGCTGGCCGAAGCGATCGATTCGGTGATCGCGCAGGTGTATCCGCATTGGGAACTGTGCATCGCCGACGATCTGTCGACCGATCCGGCCGTCATCGCGTTGCTCAACGACTCCGCACGCCGCGATCCCCGCATCCGCGTCGCGCACCGCACCGAGAACGGGCACATCTCCGCGGCCTCCAACACGGGGCTTGCGATGGTCACGGCGTCGTACGTCGGCCTGCTCGACCACGACGACCTGCTGCCGGAACACGCGCTGCTTTGCGTGGCTGAAGCGATCGCCGCGCATCCCGAAGCCGCGGTGCTGTACTCCGACGAAGACAAGATCGACGCCACCGGCCAGCGTCGCGAGCCGCATTTCAAACCGGACTGGAATCCCGACCTGGCGCGCAGCTACAACATGGTGTCGCACTTCGGCGTGTACAGCACCGAGTTGCTGCGCGCGATCGGCGGCTTCCGCACGGGCTTTGAAGGCGCGCAGGACTACGACCTGATGCTGCGCTGCGTGGACCGCATCTCCCCGTCGCAGATCGTGCACATCCCGCACGTGCTGTATCACTGGCGCCTGCACGAAGCGAGTACGTCCGGCGGCGATGCGGCGAAGCCGTATGCGGTGGAAGCGGGACGTCGCGCGATCGCCGAGCACCTGCAACGCAATGGCATCGAGGGCGTGGTGCACGCGGATCCGTCGGGCTATCGGATCGATTACGCGCTGCCAGCACCGATCCCGCGCGCAACAGTGGTGCTGGTCGAACCGAGCGATGCGCTGCGCGCCGCCATCGAACGCGTCGGCTATCCGGCACTCGACCTGCGCACGGCCAAGGCCACGCCCGCCGCCTGCAACGGCGCGGCGCTCGAAGGCGACGCCGACGTCCTGGTCTTCCTCGATGGCCATTGCGTGCCCGACGACGCGCAGTGGTTGGAGCGCGCCATCGCTTGGGCGATGCGTCCCGGCACAGGCGCCATCGGTGGCAAGTTGTACGAAGAAGACGGACGCGTCATCGGCAACGGCGTGCTGCTCGGCGTCGCGGGTGCATGGTCGGCGATGGACGGCGGTGCGCGCGCCGACGGCGACGGTTACGCGCGGCGCGCGAAGCTGCCGCAGAATCTCAGTGCGTTGACGCACGGCCTGGTGGTGATCACCCGCGACGCCTTCACCGCCGCAGGCGGCTTCGACGCGCGCTACGACGCGATGGCCGCTGCAACGATCGATCTCACCTTGCGCCTCGGCCAGGCGGGCCTGCGCAACACGTGGCTGCCCGCGCTGCGCATGCGTTTCGACGGCGGCCGCGCGATGTTGGAAGCGACGGACGCGGATCGGCACAAGCTCGAAACGCGCTGGTCGCTCGCCACGCTGCTGGATCCGGCCTACAACCCGAACCTGGGCATCGCCTCGACGCGTTGGTGGTTCGCGCACCCGCCGCGCGTGCCGCTGCATTGCGGCGCAAGCAGCCGCGCGATCGCGGCGAACCGCTGA
- a CDS encoding glycosyltransferase, producing MSVALCVYNGARYLPEQLDSLLAQQDVDFEVVAIDDQSTDDSLRILRDYALRDSRIRVHANFTNLGHLRSFVNCMALCTADLIAPCDQDDVWHPRKLAMLANAIGDADLAYCDSAYIDHEGRPLGRRISEDLEAMHSGRDPLRYAFQNTVSGHAMLVRRDVFDAALPFPAKLYHDWWLAIRAAAGAGVVYVDEPLVQFRRHVQACSPLGKDADSAMNDERARRHAASRASRNRKWLEQLMYVTGAIAETNWPQSAKAREWNRALQAGMDDDFAPLRRLSWRDRASVPPWKGPLWLRALRSFVRCRRKVRRARAEPALSTPLFSG from the coding sequence GTGTCCGTCGCGCTGTGCGTCTACAACGGCGCGCGTTACTTGCCCGAGCAGTTGGATTCCCTGCTGGCGCAGCAGGACGTCGACTTTGAAGTCGTGGCGATCGACGATCAATCCACCGACGACTCCCTCAGGATCCTGCGCGATTACGCGCTGCGCGATTCGCGCATCCGCGTCCATGCGAACTTCACGAACCTCGGGCACCTGCGCAGCTTCGTCAATTGCATGGCGCTGTGCACGGCCGACCTGATCGCGCCCTGCGACCAGGACGACGTGTGGCATCCGCGCAAGCTGGCCATGCTGGCGAATGCGATCGGCGACGCCGACCTGGCGTATTGCGACTCGGCCTACATCGATCACGAAGGCCGTCCGCTGGGACGCAGGATTTCGGAAGACCTCGAAGCGATGCATTCGGGCCGCGACCCGTTGCGCTACGCCTTCCAGAACACTGTGTCCGGGCACGCGATGCTGGTGCGTCGCGACGTGTTCGACGCCGCCCTTCCCTTCCCTGCGAAGCTTTACCACGACTGGTGGTTGGCGATCCGCGCGGCGGCTGGCGCGGGCGTGGTGTATGTCGACGAACCGCTCGTGCAGTTCCGCCGCCATGTGCAGGCGTGTTCGCCGCTGGGCAAGGACGCGGATTCGGCGATGAACGACGAACGCGCGCGCCGCCATGCGGCCTCGCGCGCGTCGCGCAATCGCAAGTGGCTGGAACAACTGATGTACGTGACCGGCGCCATCGCGGAAACGAACTGGCCGCAGAGTGCGAAGGCACGCGAGTGGAACCGCGCGCTGCAGGCGGGGATGGACGACGATTTCGCACCGCTGCGCCGACTGTCCTGGCGCGATCGCGCGTCGGTGCCGCCGTGGAAGGGGCCGTTGTGGCTGCGTGCCCTGCGCTCCTTCGTGCGGTGTCGCCGCAAGGTACGTCGCGCGCGCGCCGAGCCCGCACTCTCGACGCCGTTGTTCAGCGGCTGA